The proteins below come from a single Thunnus thynnus chromosome 10, fThuThy2.1, whole genome shotgun sequence genomic window:
- the plekhg6 gene encoding uncharacterized protein plekhg6, which produces MDPTKPSLSSKAPHVNNSGGNESPMEEASVQWRDSGDGETRVADVGDVTTTAAEINLHHRGSAEKHKFNTLGYQRRTKQKVVTDFATVTKGASAGSKNRAALRQVLFSQGASDKNPASEERGQLDVLKQDLEAYGVPVSLKWRWKEESQGTTLEKNWTDIVHSHSTMSKIQRHQQEALWEFVHTELTYINKLIIIKDLVIAALLNLHQRGFLLEVTPELLFSNLPSILSAHQLFWQEVIYPMLQEVRTTGMPFDPMRLEAGCLQFHKRFSSYLHYCWEEENNLEFTRRQMESNPHFLAYVQWVETHPQCERMRLGDMQAKPHQRITKYPLLLKAVLKTTQNPHVQHTLRGMLSSINSFLESINDYLRLKDEELALSISAQRVERYEVEGINEEIDKHVREICQFDLTCPIGGVGPGVVRKLLLEENLKIRGRKDSKLEVVALLFSDVLLMTKVQKKGERLKVVRPPLALDRVYCIALKDSSSFVLVEVGELQCAMNVYIFAASTSESCSTWVSTIHQAKETLRNLRETESNRQLENWKIQQLEDRPVIEAKTFDMETITSFLTGENETFVDEFTDELIIPQSINGTLASKEVEEQYQSQDNVGIHTGLAFWQSQPNANHHKALRKSFAVGQQTVKGHDSIEMGVREEQAGIHTEEEEKMFLTTKEQWVTPNHRAQSAPNLDDHFISSTAVDPVRHSTIGPHAFLTGEYPDIDYPIDEPNTLHLPVPPTTSRAGHEFLRVPGDRGTSTRRDSNSQSINQYTMRNSSYIQSGDMETFSEAWGFSKNLKSPRLRRRRPVSTYQGLSTQMSRQLLQDSGQASNNNLSSNSDSDCNLNIKRNPVSSAKSSDSQRVLKLGSLRPNQGMFWNVHDRDSPDPQTLSEPELLDLNVHNERPKMKTQRSSSIPNIIIQEGHKFFLPSSSLYTLPQAEDTHFPISPHNPNGHPSPLEGLLERAKDRLKDRDGLKRDRNLKMANFRSRYPSPSPSFSTTPSPSPSPSDGDRDTEWEEEVELMRHRALTVSKGWKEQLVDGDDDDKRNSVVFTNGVNVDWSGWCFDDDEVMDHLHPGSEGLLEGISRSLAFWDIHGFSEQEDGECSQV; this is translated from the exons ATGGATCCAACCAAGCCCAG CCTTTCCTCAAAAGCACCACATGTGAACAACAGTGGGGGAAATGAATCACCAATGGAAGAGGCATCAGTGCAGTGGCGAGACAGCGGGGACGGGGAAACCAGAGTGGCAGATGTGGGTGATGTGACAACAACAGCTGCAGAGATAAATCTCCACCACAGGGGGtcagcagagaaacacaaatTCAATACGCTTGGATATCAG CGGCGGACCAAGCAGAAGGTTGTGACTGACTTTGCAACAGTGACTAAAGGAGCATCTGCAGGATCCAAAAACAGAGCTGCACTGAGACAAGTCTTGTTCAGCCAAGGAGCATCTGACAAGAACCCGGCGTCTGAG GAGCGGGGTCAGCTGGATGTGCTGAAGCAGGATTTGGAGGCCTACGGTGTGCCAGTCAGTCTAAAGTGGAGGTGGAAGGAGGAAAGTCAGGGAACCACACTGGAGAAAAACTGGACAGATATAGTGCACTCTCATTCA ACAATGTCTAAGATTCAGAGACACCAACAGGAGGCACTGTGGGAGTTTGTCCACACTGAACTCACCTACATCAATAAGCTAATTATCATTAAAGAC CTGGTCATTGCAGCTCTTCTCAACCTGCACCAGCGTGGATTTCTTCTGGAG GTGACACCCGAGCTACTTTTCTCCAACCTCCCCTCTATCCTCAGTGCACACCAGCTGTTCTGGCAGGAGGTGATTTATCCCATGTTACAAGAAGTCCGGACCACAGGCATGCCATTTGACCCCATGAGGTTAGAGGCTGGTTGCCTGCAG TTCCACAAGCGCTTCTCTTCATATCTGCATTACTGTTGGGAAGAGGAAAACAATCTTGAGTTCACACGCAGACAGATGGAGAGCAACCCACATTTCCTCGCTTACGTCCAG TGGGTAGAGACTCACCCTCAGTGTGAGCGGATGCGGCTCGGGGACATGCAGGCCAAACCCCATCAGAGGATCACAAAATACCCCCTGCTGCTTAAGGCTGTGCTCAAAACCACCCAGAACCCTCATGTACAGCACACACTCAGAGGCATG TTATCCAGCATAAACAGTTTTTTGGAGAGTATCAATGACTACTTAAGGCTAAAGGATGAGGAGCTcgctctctccatctctgctcAGAGGGTGGAGAGATACGAGGTGGAGGgaataaatgaagaaattgaCAAG CATGTCCGAGAGATCTGCCAGTTTGACCTAACATGCCCCATCGGAGGGGTTGGTCCTGGAGTCGTGCGTAAGCTGCTGCTAGAGGAGAACTTGAAGATTCGGGGTAGAAAAGACAGCAAG CTGGAGGTGGTGGCTCTACTTTTCTCAGATGTGCTTTTAATGACAAAAGTGCAGAAGAAAGGAGAGCGACTGAAGGTGGTTCGACCCCCTCTGGCCCTGGACAGAGTGTATTGCATAGCACTGAAAGACAGCA GTTCATTTGTTCTTGTGGAGGTAGGCGAGCTTCAGTGCGCTATGAATGTCTACATATTTGCAGCCAGCACCTCAGAGAGCTGCTCCACATGGGTCTCCACAATTCACCAAGCAAAG GAAACACTGAGGAACCTGAGAGAGACGGAGAGCAACAGACAACTGGAGAACTGGAAAATCCAGCAGCTGGAGGACAGACCAGTTATAGAGGCCAAGACATTTGATATGGAGACAATAACATCGTTTCTAACCGGAGAGAATGAGACTTTTGTGGATGAATTTACTGACGAACTCATCATACCCCAGTCAATAAATGGGACGTTGGCATCTAAAGAAGTAGAGGAACAGTATCAATCTCAAGACAATGTGGGCATTCATACTGGATTAGCTTTTTGGCAATCACAGCCCAATGCCAATCACCATAAAGCACTACGTAAGAGCTTTGCTGTTGGGCAACAAACAGTCAAAGGGCATGACTCGATAGAAATGGGAGTGAGAGAAGAACAAGCTGGGATCCatacagaggaagaagagaaaatgtttctGACGACAAAGGAGCAATGGGTGACCCCTAACCACAGAGCTCAGTCTGCACCTAATCTAGATGATCATTTCATTTCTAGTACTGCAGTGGATCCAGTACGACACAGCACCATTGGACCACATGCTTTCTTAACAGGTGAATATCCAGATATTGACTATCCAATAGACGAACCCAACACTTTACACCTTCCTGTCCCACCAACAACATCCAGGGCAGGGCATGAGTTTTTAAGAGTACCAGGAGACAGAGGGACATCAACAAGGAGGGACTCAAACTCCCAGTCCATTAACCAGTACACCATGAGAAATTCCAGCTACATCCAGTCTGGAGACATGGAGACATTTTCAGAGGCTTGGGGCTTCTCCAAAAATCTGAAGTCACCAAGGTTACGAAGGAGGAGACCAGTCAGCACCTATCAGGGCCTGTCTACTCAGATGTCAAGACAGTTGTTGCAGGACTCAGGACAGGCGTCAAACAACAACTTGTCCTCCAACTCTGACTCTGACTGCAACCTGAATATAAAGAGGAACCCTGTTTCCTCTGCCAAGAGCTCAGACTCACAGAGGGTGCTAAAGCTGGGGTCCCTGAGGCCGAATCAAGGGATGTTTTGGAATGTGCATGACAGGGACTCCCCAGACCCCCAAACCTTATCTGAACCTGAGCTGCTGGATCTTAACGTCCACAATGAAAGGcccaaaatgaaaacacagaggagTTCCTCCATCCCTAACATCATCATTCAAGAAGGGCATAAATTTTTTCTGCCCTCTAGTAGCCTCTACACGTTGCCCCAAGCTGAGGACACACATTTTCCCATCTCACCACATAATCCAAACGGGCACCCCTCACCTCTGGAGGGTCTTTTGGAAAGAGCCAAGGACAGACTGAAGGACCGAGATGGCTTAAAAAGGGACCGAAATTTGAAAATGGCCAATTTCAGGTCACGAtatccttctccttctccttccttctccacCACACCTTCACCGTCACCGTCACCCAGTGATGGAGACAGAGACACGGAGtgggaagaggaggtggagctGATGAGACACAGAGCCCTCACGGTGAGCAAAGGATGGAAGGAGCAGCTGGTGGATGGAGATGACGATGACAAGAGGAACAG tGTTGTCTTTACAAATGGTGTAAATGTGGACTGGTCAGGCTGGtgctttgatgatgatgaagtcaTGGATCATTTACACCCTGGAAGCGAAGGACTTCTGGAGGGCATCAGCCGATCTTTGGCCTTTTGGGATATCCACGGATTTTCAGAGCAAGAAGACGGGGAGTGTAGTCAGGTGTAG